A single region of the Vicia villosa cultivar HV-30 ecotype Madison, WI linkage group LG4, Vvil1.0, whole genome shotgun sequence genome encodes:
- the LOC131597210 gene encoding AP2-like ethylene-responsive transcription factor At1g16060, producing MAKLSQEQTQKNNASNNNNLNATNTKVKRTRRSVPRDSPIQRSSIYRGVTRHRWTGRYEAHLWDKNSWNESQNKKGRQVYLGAYDDEETAAHAYDLAALKYWGRDTILNFPLCSYENQLREMEDQSREEYIGSLRRKSSGFSRGVSKYRGVARHHHNGRWEARIGRVFGNKYLYLGTYATQEEAATAYDMAAIEYRGLNAVTNFDLSRYIKWLKPNHNDNNNKLVHNSSNNTISDTKFIPNMMMTNQNESLGGEEEELVQPRPAGTTSALGLLLQSSKFKEMMEMTNAADLSTPENSYTFPDHMQTYFESSTEYGDDLFNVPSLFPSHDDFDHGFKV from the exons ATGGCCAAACTGTCTCAAGAACAAACTCAAAAAAACAATGCAAGTAATAACAATAACCTTAATGCAACTAACACCAAAGTGAAAAGAACAAGGAGAAGTGTCCCGAGGGATTCTCCAATTCAACGCAGCTCAATATATAGAGGAGTCACTAG GCATAGATGGACCGGGCGATACGAAGCTCATTTATGGGACAAGAATAGTTGGAATGAATCGCAAAACAAGAAAGGACGACAAG TCTACCTCGGTGCTTATGATGATGAAGAGACTGCTGCACATGCTTATGATCTAGCTGCATTGAAATATTGGGGCCGAGATACTATTCTTAACTTTCCG TTATGTAGTTACGAGAATCAATTGCGAGAAATGGAGGATCAATCAAGGGAGGAGTATATTGGATCATTAAGGAG GAAAAGCAGTGGTTTTTCTCGCGGAGTTTCTAAATATAGAGGCGTGGCAAG ACACCATCATAATGGAAGGTGGGAGGCTCGTATTGGGAGGGTTTTTGGCAACAAATATCTTTATCTTGGAACATATG CTACACAAGAAGAAGCAGCCACAGCATACGATATGGCAGCTATTGAATATCGTGGACTCAATGCTGTCACCAATTTCGACCTCAGCCGTTATATTAAGTGGCTAAAGCCTAATCACAATGATAACAATAACAAACTTGTTCATAATTCAAGTAATAACACAATCTCTGACACCAAATTCATCCCAAACATGATGATGACTAATCAAAATGAGTCATtaggaggagaagaagaagaactagTACAGCCTCGGCCAGCTGGCACGACGTCGGCATTAGGTCTTTTGCTTCAATCATCAAAGTTTAAGGAGATGATGGAAATGACAAATGCTGCTGATTTGTCAACACCAGAAAACTCATACACATTTCCTGATCACATGCAGACATACTTTGAGTCTTCCACTGAATATGGGGATGATTTATTCAATGTGCCCTCTTTATTCCCTTCTCATGATGACTTTGATCACGGCTTCAAGGTCTAG
- the LOC131597211 gene encoding uncharacterized protein LOC131597211, whose translation MEEVKEYIANSFWGAEDLGFSFSAAEGRSGGILTLWRTRTVSIISSFRGTCYLGTKVNWKNGVYYIVNVYSPYSLIFKRGLWAELLEMKQGFSDGEWIIGGEFNAVKRRNERVGSSIDSNASERREFADFIEGIGLVDVPCKGKIFSWYSGDGRAKSRIDRLLVSDAIVSIWGVVGQLISTRYVSDHFPVWLDIDKEDWGPKLFKFNNEWFSNNDFVSFIEKEWKELEVSGRGDYVLKEKFRLIKDKMKWWNREVFDKIDLEVEEGVRDLNISDDMDVMEVGFE comes from the coding sequence ATGGAGGAAGTGAAAGAATATATTGCAAACAGTTTTTGGGGGGCAGAAGATTTGGGGTTTTCTTTCTCGGCAGCGGAGGGTCGGTCGGGAGGAATCCTGACTTTGTGGAGAACTAGAACAGTGTCAATTATATCTAGTTTTCGAGGTACATGTTACTTGGGCACGAAGGTGAATTGGAAGAATGGAGTCTATTATATAGTCAATGTATACTCTCCttattctttaatttttaaaagaggTCTTTGGGCAGAATTGTTGGAGATGAAGCAAGGATTCTCGGATGGTGAATGGATAATCGGAGGTGAATTCAATGCCGTAAAAAGGAGGAATGAAAGGGTGGGTAGTTCTATTGATAGCAATGCCTCAGAGAGAAGGGAATTTGCAGATTTCATTGAAGGAATTGGCCTAGTGGATGTTCCTTGCAAAGGGAAAATCTTTAGTTGGTATAGCGGAGATGGAAGAGCTAAGAGTAGAATCGATAGGCTTCTTGTGTCTGATGCGATTGTCTCAATTTGGGGAGTGGTTGGTCAACTCATCAGCACAAGGTACGTTTCGGATCATTTCCCTGTGTGGTTGGATATTGATAAAGAAGATTGGGGACCTAAACTATTTAAGTTTAATAACGAATGGTTTTCAAACAATGACTTTGTTTCTTTCATTGAAAAGGAGTGGAAGGAGTTGGAGGTAAGCGGTAGAGGAGATTATGTGTTGAAAGAGAAATTTCGGCTCATTAAAGATAAGATGAAATGGTGGAATAGAGAGGTGTTTGATAAAATTGATTTGGAAGTGGAGGAAGGGGTTAGGGATTTGAACATATCGgatgatatggatgttatggAGGTTGGCTTTGAATAA